The genomic stretch TTAATTTGTGTTGAAATTGAATTCGATGTTGTGTAAAATGCGATGACTAGGTACGTGGGATTTGTGTGTGTGGAAATGCGGGCATAGCGACGTCGTCTCGGGACCGGACCGTGCGGTTCTGGTCCCCGGACACGTCGGACGAGCGCAAGTACGCGGCATCGAAGATTCTGCTGGGGCACACCAGCTTCGTGGGCCCGTTGGCGTGGATTTTTCCGAACGAGGAGTTCCCGGAGGGCGCTATCGTGTCCGGCGGCATGGACACGCTTGTTCTGGTGTGGGACTTGAGGACCGGTGAGAAGGTGCGGACGCTGGAAGGTCACCAATTGCAGGTGACTGGGGTTGCGTTGGATGATGGCGACATTGTGTCGGGCTCGGTTGATTGGTGAGTTTGTCTCCCCCATTGTCGATGCGCAAACACTTGATTTTCTTACCAATTTTGTGCTTGAGCGGAATTTTTGTGTAAGATTGCTAGGATGACATGACTAATCAACCAATCTTGTGGTAAACAGGAATCAGTAAGTGTGTATTTCAAAGACTGTGTTGTTAACTTGTTGAGTTGATAATTAAGAGTGGTGTAAACCTCAGCTGATTTGCAAGTGTTTACACTGAGGAATTTTGTTTCCAAGGCTacgaaaagaaaatattgtttcTCGATATTATTTGAGCTGGTTCTCCTCCAACCCCCCTCCCTCTTCTCAATGAATGTTTTTAGTCATAGAAAAATTAGCTGGTTCaatctttactttttatttttattttttttggttgagcGGACATTTATTTGAGAAGTGCCGAGTGGCATAACTCAACTACATTATCATGTATGAGAAGACTGCCAAAGgcccaaataaaaaagaacaaatttaaaatttaaaaaNNNNNNNNNNNNNNNNNNNNNNNNNNNNNNNNNNNNNNNNNNNNNNNNNNNNNNNNNNNNNNNNNNNNNNNNNNNNNNNNNNNNNNNNNNNNNNNNNNNNcctatctatctatctattaGGTGGACGGTTAAATCACAGGCCCCAGAAACCATAAACATAACGAAGAACACCTTTTCAGCAGCTTTGCACCAAAAAAACCAACCTGTTAGCCTAAAATGGAACCTTTCAGATCTAGTTTCCTTCTGCACCACACAGCCCCTACTGTTACAGAACCAAAGAAGAGTAGAAAGCAATGGCCTGCTGCCATTGGACTTTCCATCAAAGCCTTTCTACAGAGACTTTCCTCTAAACATGCAGTCTTCATTGAGAAACACCCTCAAGGACCCAGACTGGGAACCCCACTTCCAAAAGGCTCAAACATTACTCCACCTTTCAGTTGACATGTCATTATATGCTCTAAAAACACATTGTTCATAAAAGAAGAGGTGAACCTGCTTCTTCTTTGGTTCTTACTCAAGTAGGGTGGAATCACTTGGGAATAGATGGGAAAGAAGGCTAAGATCacaaaaatcataaagaaaGTCCTAGATCCCGTACCAATATCATCATCCTACCAACAATTATTTCAAATTACCTTATCGataaaagtaatgctatttagtaga from Corylus avellana chromosome ca1, CavTom2PMs-1.0 encodes the following:
- the LOC132170855 gene encoding uncharacterized protein LOC132170855, with translation MEIDPKEYQLRCELRGHEDDVRGICVCGNAGIATSSRDRTVRFWSPDTSDERKYAASKILLGHTSFVGPLAWIFPNEEFPEGAIVSGGMDTLVLVWDLRTGEKVRTLEGHQLQVTGVALDDGDIVSGSVDW